Proteins from a genomic interval of Youhaiella tibetensis:
- a CDS encoding amidohydrolase/deacetylase family metallohydrolase, whose protein sequence is MTQAAGHGFDLVLKGGRILDERNGVDGILDVAVAGGKIAAIGKDLPVGGAKVEDARGAIVAPGLIDIHTHVYHKATSLSVDPGFIARRSACTTLVDAGSSGAGNYDGFRDYVMAHSPYRIFAFLNISFPGIFGFDKGVSIGEATLREMLPVDRCVAKVEANRDRIIGVKVRIGGPVTGKLGLGALELALEAAEALQLPLMTHIGTPPPSYSAVVDMLRPGDILTHCYRPDPNSAIGPDGKVLDAVWKARERGVLFDIAHGMGAFGYETTEAALRDGFPPDLISSDVHVIAVEGPGYDLLHTMSKLLNCGLSLPDVIGMTTSRPALAIRHPELGHIGVGAPADIVVLRQYDSTYVFEDVVGTRRQGSTLLQPVSVYLEGKAMEVSRRPFEESFLVGSHHAHAH, encoded by the coding sequence ATGACACAAGCGGCCGGGCACGGGTTCGACCTTGTCCTGAAGGGCGGGCGCATCCTCGATGAGAGAAACGGCGTCGACGGCATTCTCGATGTCGCAGTGGCGGGCGGCAAGATCGCTGCCATCGGCAAGGACCTGCCGGTAGGCGGCGCAAAGGTCGAGGATGCGCGCGGAGCCATCGTTGCACCGGGGCTCATCGACATCCACACCCACGTCTATCACAAAGCCACCTCGCTCAGCGTCGATCCAGGCTTCATCGCGCGGCGATCCGCCTGCACGACACTGGTCGATGCCGGCAGCTCCGGGGCAGGGAACTATGACGGGTTCCGCGACTACGTGATGGCCCACTCGCCCTACCGCATCTTCGCCTTCCTCAACATCTCGTTCCCCGGCATTTTCGGGTTCGACAAGGGCGTGTCGATCGGCGAGGCGACGCTGCGTGAAATGCTGCCGGTCGATCGGTGCGTCGCCAAGGTCGAGGCCAATCGCGATCGGATCATCGGGGTCAAGGTGCGCATCGGCGGACCGGTTACCGGCAAGCTGGGGCTCGGGGCGCTCGAACTGGCGCTCGAAGCCGCCGAAGCCCTGCAATTGCCGCTCATGACCCATATCGGCACTCCGCCGCCCAGCTATTCTGCGGTGGTCGACATGCTGCGCCCCGGCGACATCCTCACGCATTGCTATCGCCCTGACCCCAACTCGGCCATCGGCCCGGACGGCAAGGTGCTCGATGCCGTCTGGAAAGCGCGCGAGCGCGGCGTGCTATTCGACATCGCCCACGGTATGGGCGCCTTCGGCTACGAGACGACCGAGGCCGCGCTCAGGGACGGGTTCCCGCCCGATCTCATTTCTTCGGACGTGCACGTGATCGCGGTCGAAGGGCCGGGCTATGACCTGCTCCATACGATGAGCAAACTGCTCAACTGCGGCCTCAGCCTGCCTGACGTCATCGGCATGACGACCAGCCGTCCCGCCCTGGCGATCCGGCACCCCGAGCTCGGCCACATCGGCGTGGGCGCGCCAGCCGATATCGTGGTTCTCCGGCAGTACGACAGCACCTATGTGTTCGAGGACGTGGTGGGCACGAGGCGCCAGGGGTCGACGCTCCTGCAGCCGGTGTCGGTCTATCTGGAGGGCAAGGCCATGGAAGTGAGCCGCCGCCCGTTCGAGGAGAGCTTTCTTGTCGGCTCCCATCACGCGCACGCCCATTGA
- a CDS encoding MurR/RpiR family transcriptional regulator, producing MRTRKSEDGGEQYTRPIPDILSQIKDAYDELRPAERRVADAVLADVSFAVDASNAEIARRAEVSEPTVTRFCRAIGCNGVRDFKLKLAQSVVVGRLYLTPGPLPADPTANASPLWNEVFGEARNALAAVERQLDPGKVIEAADLVAKAHQVLIFGMGGSATSLVQETQNRLFRYGVVVSGHSDPYVMKMMASTLKPNDLVIAISSTGRTRETVEAVEVARHYRAKAISITAPDSDLAKGTDIALTVDVPEFPDPMKPTASRYAFLAIIDLLSSAVGARLDPSSRETLRRIKYTVLNHRKGKVLEPLGD from the coding sequence ATGCGCACACGCAAATCCGAGGACGGGGGTGAGCAGTACACGCGGCCGATCCCCGACATTCTCTCGCAGATCAAGGATGCCTACGACGAGTTGCGGCCCGCGGAGCGGCGCGTGGCCGACGCGGTGCTGGCCGACGTCTCGTTTGCGGTTGATGCCTCCAATGCCGAGATTGCCAGGCGTGCCGAAGTGAGCGAACCGACGGTGACCCGTTTCTGTCGCGCCATCGGCTGCAACGGGGTCCGCGACTTCAAGCTCAAGCTGGCGCAAAGCGTTGTCGTCGGGCGGCTCTATCTGACCCCCGGCCCCTTGCCGGCCGATCCGACTGCCAACGCTTCACCCCTCTGGAACGAGGTGTTCGGGGAGGCGCGCAACGCGCTGGCCGCGGTCGAACGCCAGCTCGATCCGGGAAAGGTCATCGAAGCGGCCGATCTGGTCGCCAAGGCCCATCAGGTGCTGATCTTCGGCATGGGCGGCAGCGCGACCTCGCTAGTCCAGGAGACGCAGAACCGCCTGTTCCGCTACGGCGTCGTCGTCTCGGGGCACTCCGATCCCTACGTCATGAAAATGATGGCCTCCACGCTCAAGCCCAATGACCTGGTCATTGCCATTTCGAGCACCGGCCGCACGCGCGAGACGGTGGAAGCGGTCGAGGTGGCGCGCCACTATCGTGCCAAGGCCATCAGCATCACGGCGCCCGATTCCGATCTCGCCAAGGGCACCGATATCGCCCTGACCGTAGACGTGCCCGAGTTTCCCGATCCAATGAAGCCGACTGCGTCCCGCTACGCCTTCCTCGCCATCATCGATCTGCTTTCGAGCGCGGTCGGCGCGCGGCTCGACCCGAGTTCGCGCGAGACGCTGCGGCGCATCAAGTACACCGTGCTCAACCACCGCAAGGGGAAGGTGCTCGAGCCGCTGGGAGACTGA
- a CDS encoding Gfo/Idh/MocA family protein: protein MADKVKVLVVGLGNMGASHASAYHRNPGFEIVGLMSRSMKSKPVPEELKGYPLFEDFDEALAATKPDAVSINSWPNTHAEYAKKAINAGAHVFMEKPLATNIEDAEEVVRLAKEKNRKLVLGYILRVHPSWIKFIELGKTLGKPLVMRLNLNQQSNGPAWMWHKNLIDSLIPIVDCGVHYVDVMCQLTGAKPVRVHGIGAHLWAEADKPNYGHLHVTFDDGSVGWYEAGWGPMMSEVAFFVKDVVGPKGAVSIVPGHSDGKDQLEDVSDSADIDRHTKTDAIQYHHAEVGPDKNFVKKDEIFNMTDEPNHQDLCDREQAFFLKAIQEDLDLTESMDAAVNSLRIVLAAEQSINEKRVIELA, encoded by the coding sequence ATGGCTGACAAAGTGAAGGTTCTGGTAGTGGGCTTGGGCAATATGGGCGCCTCGCATGCGAGTGCCTATCACCGCAATCCCGGTTTCGAGATCGTCGGGCTGATGAGCCGCTCGATGAAGTCCAAGCCCGTACCCGAAGAGCTCAAGGGATACCCGCTGTTCGAAGATTTCGACGAAGCGCTTGCCGCGACCAAGCCGGATGCGGTCTCGATCAATTCCTGGCCGAACACCCATGCCGAATACGCCAAGAAGGCGATCAATGCCGGCGCGCACGTCTTCATGGAAAAGCCGCTGGCGACCAATATCGAGGACGCCGAGGAAGTCGTGCGTCTCGCCAAGGAGAAGAACCGCAAGCTGGTTCTCGGCTATATCCTGCGTGTCCATCCGAGCTGGATCAAGTTCATCGAGCTGGGCAAGACCCTCGGCAAGCCGCTGGTCATGCGCCTCAACCTCAACCAGCAGAGCAACGGCCCTGCCTGGATGTGGCACAAGAATCTTATCGACTCGCTGATCCCGATCGTGGATTGCGGCGTGCATTATGTGGACGTCATGTGCCAGCTGACGGGCGCCAAGCCGGTGCGCGTCCACGGCATCGGGGCGCATCTGTGGGCCGAGGCCGACAAACCGAATTACGGGCACCTGCACGTCACCTTCGATGATGGCTCGGTCGGCTGGTACGAGGCGGGCTGGGGCCCGATGATGAGTGAGGTCGCCTTCTTCGTGAAGGACGTGGTCGGCCCCAAGGGCGCCGTCTCCATCGTGCCGGGCCATTCGGACGGCAAGGATCAGCTCGAGGACGTCTCGGACTCAGCCGACATCGACCGCCACACCAAGACGGACGCCATCCAGTACCACCACGCCGAAGTCGGGCCGGACAAGAATTTCGTCAAGAAGGACGAGATCTTCAACATGACCGACGAGCCCAACCACCAGGACCTCTGCGATCGCGAGCAGGCCTTCTTCCTCAAGGCGATCCAGGAAGATCTCGACCTCACCGAGTCGATGGATGCGGCGGTCAACAGCTTGCGCATCGTGCTGGCGGCGGAACAGTCGATCAACGAAAAGCGGGTCATCGAACTCGCCTGA
- a CDS encoding NAD(P)/FAD-dependent oxidoreductase, whose translation MHDTAPVAAATVWLAAFADTLERRDITATLALFAEDCYWRDLLAFTWNVKTVEGKPAIAAMLEATLEATVPGAWELSQAKGGHAEPIEAWFTFKTGAGRGEGILTLENGKCRTILTTLQALDGHEEGLGPTRPKGVRHGADRNRETWSEARARQEAALGNSEEPYCLIIGGGQGGIMLGARLKQLGVPTVIVEKNAKAGDSWRNRYRSLVLHDPVWYDHLPYIPFPANWPVFTPKDKMGDWLEMYVKVMELTYWGGTECVSAKFDDGSKRWTVELMRNGKPVTLRPAQLVFATGAYGPPKYIDLPGADAFEGEIIHSSQYADGARFKGRKVAVIGAASSAHDVSVDLWEAGADVTMIQRSATTVVRSETLMEMAFDTYSEAAVAAGIDVDTADMLSAATPFALQPPKQKALYDRIRARDADFYARLEATGFLLDFGPDETGLMMKAYRTGSGYYVDVGASQLIIDGEIGIKPGVDIERLTPGGIGFVDGSELAADVIIQSTGFQSMHEVVAGIVSREVADAIGTCWGLGSGTRHDPGPWHGELRNMYKPVAQENLWFQGGNLALSRFFSKFVALQIKARMERIETPVYRTPL comes from the coding sequence ATGCACGACACCGCACCGGTGGCGGCGGCGACGGTTTGGCTTGCCGCGTTTGCCGATACTCTCGAACGCCGCGACATCACGGCGACGCTCGCCCTCTTCGCGGAAGACTGCTACTGGCGCGACCTCCTTGCCTTCACCTGGAACGTCAAGACCGTGGAGGGCAAGCCGGCCATCGCCGCGATGCTCGAGGCGACGCTTGAGGCGACTGTCCCGGGGGCTTGGGAGTTGTCGCAGGCCAAGGGCGGTCATGCCGAGCCCATCGAGGCCTGGTTCACCTTTAAGACTGGCGCCGGGCGCGGCGAAGGCATCCTCACCCTCGAGAACGGTAAGTGCCGGACCATCCTCACCACCCTGCAGGCGCTTGATGGGCACGAGGAGGGTCTGGGCCCGACCCGACCCAAGGGCGTCCGACATGGCGCCGACCGCAACCGCGAGACCTGGTCTGAGGCGCGGGCGCGCCAGGAGGCCGCTTTGGGCAATAGCGAAGAACCCTATTGCCTCATCATCGGCGGCGGACAGGGCGGCATCATGCTCGGCGCGCGTCTCAAGCAACTGGGCGTCCCTACCGTCATCGTCGAGAAGAACGCAAAGGCCGGCGACTCCTGGCGCAACCGCTATCGCTCGCTGGTTCTGCACGACCCGGTCTGGTACGACCACCTGCCCTACATCCCCTTCCCCGCCAACTGGCCGGTCTTCACGCCCAAGGACAAGATGGGCGACTGGCTCGAAATGTACGTTAAGGTGATGGAGCTCACTTACTGGGGCGGCACCGAGTGCGTCTCGGCCAAATTCGATGACGGCTCGAAGCGCTGGACCGTCGAGCTCATGCGCAACGGCAAGCCGGTGACGCTCCGTCCGGCTCAGTTGGTCTTCGCCACTGGCGCCTATGGTCCGCCCAAATATATCGACCTTCCGGGTGCCGACGCCTTTGAGGGAGAGATCATCCACTCCAGCCAGTATGCGGATGGCGCCCGGTTCAAGGGCAGGAAGGTCGCCGTCATCGGCGCCGCCAGTTCGGCGCACGACGTTTCGGTGGACCTCTGGGAGGCGGGGGCCGACGTCACCATGATCCAGCGCTCCGCCACCACCGTGGTGCGCTCCGAAACCCTCATGGAGATGGCCTTCGATACCTATTCGGAGGCCGCCGTCGCCGCGGGAATCGATGTCGATACCGCCGACATGCTGAGCGCGGCCACCCCGTTCGCCCTGCAGCCACCCAAGCAGAAGGCTCTCTACGACCGCATTCGAGCCCGCGACGCTGATTTCTATGCGCGCCTCGAGGCTACCGGGTTCCTCCTCGATTTTGGCCCGGACGAGACCGGCCTGATGATGAAGGCCTATCGCACCGGCTCGGGTTACTATGTCGATGTCGGCGCCTCCCAGCTCATCATCGATGGTGAGATCGGCATCAAGCCGGGCGTCGACATCGAGCGGCTGACGCCCGGTGGCATCGGCTTCGTTGATGGGAGCGAACTGGCGGCGGACGTGATCATCCAGTCCACCGGCTTCCAGTCGATGCACGAGGTCGTGGCGGGCATCGTCTCGCGCGAAGTCGCCGATGCTATCGGCACCTGCTGGGGGCTCGGCTCGGGCACGCGGCACGATCCCGGTCCCTGGCATGGGGAATTGCGCAACATGTATAAGCCCGTCGCCCAGGAGAACCTGTGGTTCCAGGGTGGCAACCTGGCGCTCAGCCGGTTCTTCTCAAAGTTCGTCGCGCTGCAGATCAAGGCGCGCATGGAACGCATCGAGACGCCCGTCTACCGGACGCCACTTTAA
- a CDS encoding MATE family efflux transporter: MTAPANSFIAGSIPRVFARTALPIIFLTSLNGLLTVVDAILLGAFVGPDALAAVTLMFPLVMLLSALATMVSSGMASVLARQLGAGHLAEARASFAGTHGLLLAVYVIVLVLFVFAGRPLVDLVAGGEPHLVDMAWQFLAITVFTSPLLLLVAVHSDGLRVEGRIGFMALGGIVVTLGNMVFNVAFIAWAGMGVAGSAWGSALAQALALAVIFAYRGAGKAQLSLGLADLRFWRQGWTEMLALGAPRSLSFIGIALGAAATILALRLHADGGQGETVAAYGVITRIMTFAYLPLLGMSLAMQAVVGNNYGAGLWDRSNAALKLTMVYSLVYSAVVEVVLMVGRESVGAIFVSDPAVIAEVGRIVPFYVLLYFTLGPMMMIASYLQSIGDARRSALLSLARTYLFAVPLTFILPPIMGETGIWVAYPAADFLLVVVTGLVLFGQSRRLGWGLFKTA, translated from the coding sequence ATGACTGCACCTGCCAATAGTTTCATTGCCGGTTCGATTCCGCGGGTTTTCGCGCGAACTGCCCTGCCCATCATCTTTCTGACCAGTCTCAACGGGCTGCTGACAGTGGTGGACGCCATCTTGCTCGGCGCTTTCGTCGGTCCGGACGCCCTGGCGGCCGTAACGCTCATGTTCCCTCTGGTCATGTTGTTGTCGGCACTGGCCACGATGGTCTCGTCCGGCATGGCAAGCGTTCTTGCCCGCCAGCTGGGCGCGGGGCATCTGGCGGAGGCCAGGGCCAGTTTTGCCGGAACACACGGGCTCCTGCTCGCGGTCTACGTGATCGTGCTGGTCCTTTTCGTCTTCGCGGGGCGGCCGCTCGTCGACCTAGTGGCTGGGGGTGAACCTCACCTGGTCGACATGGCCTGGCAATTCCTGGCCATCACCGTCTTCACCTCGCCCTTGCTCCTGCTGGTTGCCGTTCATTCCGACGGCTTGCGCGTCGAAGGACGCATCGGGTTCATGGCGCTGGGCGGGATCGTGGTCACGCTGGGCAACATGGTCTTCAACGTGGCGTTCATCGCCTGGGCCGGAATGGGCGTGGCCGGATCGGCCTGGGGCAGCGCGCTTGCGCAGGCGCTGGCTCTCGCCGTGATCTTCGCTTACCGGGGAGCGGGCAAGGCGCAGCTTAGCCTCGGCCTCGCCGATTTGCGCTTCTGGCGTCAGGGGTGGACCGAGATGCTTGCGCTCGGGGCGCCGCGAAGCCTGAGCTTCATCGGCATCGCCCTTGGCGCGGCCGCGACCATCCTGGCGTTGCGCCTCCATGCCGATGGCGGCCAGGGCGAAACGGTGGCGGCCTATGGGGTGATCACGCGGATCATGACCTTTGCCTACCTGCCCCTGCTCGGCATGAGCCTCGCCATGCAGGCGGTGGTCGGCAACAACTATGGGGCCGGCCTCTGGGACCGCTCCAATGCCGCCCTCAAGCTGACGATGGTCTATTCCCTCGTCTACTCGGCTGTGGTTGAGGTCGTGCTCATGGTCGGTCGCGAAAGCGTCGGCGCCATCTTCGTCTCGGATCCCGCGGTGATCGCGGAAGTCGGGCGGATCGTGCCGTTCTACGTGCTGCTCTACTTCACGCTCGGGCCCATGATGATGATCGCGAGCTATCTGCAAAGCATCGGTGACGCGCGGCGCTCTGCCTTGCTGAGCCTGGCGCGGACCTACCTTTTCGCCGTACCGCTGACCTTTATCCTGCCGCCTATAATGGGCGAGACGGGCATCTGGGTAGCCTATCCGGCGGCCGACTTCCTGCTGGTCGTCGTAACCGGCCTCGTGCTCTTCGGCCAGTCGCGGCGGTTGGGTTGGGGGTTGTTCAAGACGGCCTGA
- a CDS encoding ABC transporter ATP-binding protein, with protein sequence MYNTRSGDLLAIDRCSLDIRTGEIVSIVGPSGCGKTTLLWSMSGLHGLTSGGVLLDGKAITGPNPEIGMVFQEANLLPWRNLDANIRFPFEIKGTQPDRLWIDELLNRVGLEGFGGRFPRELSGGMQQRAALVRALSFKPSVLLMDEPFGALDSFTREEMNRLVEEIWMDTPTTIVLITHSIEEAIFLSDRIVVMSPRPGRVASIHDVPFPRPRSMEIMSSKEVFDLTNVIKMEIVGEQQSRYARPSATSIQQPAH encoded by the coding sequence GTGTACAACACCCGGTCGGGCGACCTCCTCGCGATCGACCGCTGTTCGCTCGATATCAGGACGGGCGAGATCGTTTCGATCGTCGGACCATCCGGTTGCGGCAAAACCACTTTGCTGTGGTCGATGTCAGGACTGCACGGGTTGACGTCCGGCGGCGTGCTTCTCGACGGCAAGGCCATCACCGGGCCCAATCCGGAAATCGGCATGGTGTTCCAGGAGGCCAACCTGCTGCCGTGGCGCAACCTGGACGCCAATATCCGCTTTCCCTTTGAAATCAAGGGCACCCAGCCCGATCGCCTTTGGATTGACGAACTGCTGAACCGCGTGGGCCTCGAAGGTTTTGGCGGGCGGTTCCCGCGCGAACTCTCCGGCGGCATGCAGCAGCGCGCGGCGCTGGTGCGAGCACTCTCCTTCAAGCCATCCGTACTGCTCATGGACGAGCCGTTCGGCGCCCTCGACTCGTTCACCCGCGAGGAAATGAACCGGCTGGTCGAGGAAATCTGGATGGATACGCCCACCACCATCGTCCTGATCACCCATTCCATCGAGGAAGCCATCTTCCTTTCCGACCGCATCGTGGTGATGAGCCCGCGGCCGGGCAGGGTGGCTTCCATCCACGACGTGCCCTTCCCGCGCCCGCGCTCGATGGAAATCATGTCCTCCAAGGAGGTCTTCGACCTCACCAACGTCATCAAGATGGAAATCGTGGGCGAGCAGCAGAGCCGCTACGCCAGGCCATCGGCGACTTCCATTCAGCAGCCGGCGCATTGA
- a CDS encoding ABC transporter substrate-binding protein — protein MTKFSLGGGMSRRTFLQVSAAGVVTATALGGVGRANAAPYSKFTWISPRGTLEVLDDYPYWIGKKMGYFADLGVETDMQPGPSDGTATVKFVDVGQADMGFPSPGVFSFALENGMKLKSAFHMGAKDTFSLAFRKGEGTNDLKTLEGKTILLGSAAWQSIVDPMLAVQGVDVTKVKYVEAGWPTWSTALKAGQGDAALSWEGLRAEWIGTGLDFEYWLGVQHSPLFANTFVVRAADLEDPDKKAFLDKYLRAWAMGMEFAYNNPRAAVEAVFEQFPTLASNIGPELGVTSILQQINVFRGDMDKRAGWGDHDMAAWQTFFDKIHELGQITKPVKAEDVCTNACIAAANDFDHDKVKADAEAYMLSDAFAAIDVENVRAHLYDQAVPA, from the coding sequence ATGACCAAGTTTTCGCTCGGCGGTGGCATGAGCCGCCGCACCTTCCTGCAGGTTTCGGCCGCGGGCGTCGTGACGGCCACGGCCCTCGGCGGCGTGGGCCGCGCCAATGCGGCGCCCTATTCCAAGTTCACCTGGATTTCGCCGCGCGGCACGCTCGAAGTGCTCGACGACTATCCCTACTGGATCGGCAAGAAGATGGGCTATTTCGCCGATCTTGGCGTCGAGACCGACATGCAGCCGGGCCCGTCCGACGGCACCGCCACGGTCAAGTTCGTCGATGTCGGCCAGGCCGACATGGGCTTCCCGTCGCCGGGCGTGTTCTCGTTCGCGCTCGAAAACGGCATGAAGCTCAAGTCCGCCTTCCACATGGGCGCCAAGGACACCTTCAGCCTGGCCTTCCGCAAGGGCGAGGGCACCAACGACCTCAAGACGCTCGAGGGCAAGACCATCCTTCTCGGCTCGGCCGCCTGGCAGTCGATCGTGGACCCGATGCTGGCCGTACAGGGCGTGGATGTCACTAAGGTCAAGTATGTCGAAGCCGGCTGGCCGACCTGGTCGACCGCGCTCAAGGCTGGCCAGGGCGACGCTGCGCTGAGCTGGGAAGGCCTGCGCGCCGAATGGATCGGCACGGGCCTCGACTTCGAATACTGGCTGGGTGTGCAGCACTCGCCGCTCTTCGCCAACACTTTCGTCGTCCGCGCCGCCGACCTCGAAGACCCGGACAAGAAGGCGTTCCTGGACAAGTATCTCAGGGCCTGGGCCATGGGCATGGAATTCGCCTACAACAATCCGCGCGCGGCCGTTGAGGCGGTGTTCGAGCAGTTCCCGACCCTGGCCAGCAATATCGGGCCGGAGCTGGGCGTGACCTCGATCCTCCAGCAGATCAACGTCTTCCGCGGCGACATGGACAAGCGCGCCGGCTGGGGCGACCACGACATGGCTGCCTGGCAGACCTTCTTCGACAAGATCCACGAGCTTGGCCAGATCACCAAGCCGGTCAAGGCCGAGGACGTCTGCACCAATGCCTGCATCGCAGCGGCCAACGACTTCGACCACGACAAGGTCAAGGCCGATGCCGAGGCCTACATGCTCAGCGACGCCTTCGCCGCCATCGACGTGGAAAACGTCAGGGCGCACCTTTACGACCAGGCCGTGCCGGCCTGA
- a CDS encoding ABC transporter permease gives MSETDAIPEFKSKSGGNGDVGISNMSALTAGPGVKSLGEVLIIVLVAVIVIGGIELLLNIFAVPQYVLPKPSEIAVALVTEFPHIAPHLGHTLVELVVGFAFGAGIGLVLAAVITQFPFVEKIVTPYILLLVTTPMLALVPLLILRFGFGYEPRIIAVALASGPMVMINAATGFRRVDRGKIALARSYGASTLQIFWKVRAPMALPMIFVGLMVGSIFGLLTAVGAEMVGGGFGLGNRLTSYSSMIQMPQFFAVVLILSILGILIYVLFFLLGKKYASWEA, from the coding sequence GTGAGCGAGACAGACGCGATCCCTGAATTCAAGTCCAAATCCGGTGGAAATGGTGACGTTGGCATTTCCAATATGTCCGCCCTTACGGCCGGGCCCGGCGTCAAGTCGCTGGGCGAAGTGCTCATCATCGTCCTCGTGGCGGTCATCGTCATTGGCGGCATCGAGCTGCTGCTCAACATCTTCGCGGTGCCGCAATACGTGCTGCCCAAGCCGAGCGAGATCGCGGTGGCGCTCGTCACGGAGTTCCCGCATATCGCGCCGCATCTGGGCCACACGCTGGTCGAGCTCGTGGTCGGCTTCGCCTTCGGCGCCGGCATCGGGCTGGTGCTGGCGGCGGTCATCACGCAATTCCCGTTCGTCGAAAAGATCGTGACGCCCTACATCCTGCTGCTGGTGACGACCCCGATGCTGGCCCTCGTGCCGCTGCTGATCCTGCGCTTCGGCTTCGGGTACGAACCGCGCATCATTGCCGTCGCCCTGGCGTCGGGCCCCATGGTCATGATCAACGCCGCCACCGGCTTCCGTCGCGTCGATCGCGGCAAGATCGCGCTGGCGCGCTCTTATGGCGCCTCCACGCTCCAGATCTTCTGGAAGGTGCGCGCGCCCATGGCTCTGCCGATGATTTTCGTTGGCCTCATGGTTGGCTCGATCTTCGGCCTGCTGACGGCAGTGGGCGCCGAAATGGTCGGCGGCGGCTTCGGGCTGGGCAATCGGCTCACATCCTATTCATCAATGATCCAGATGCCGCAGTTCTTCGCTGTGGTTCTGATCCTCTCGATCCTGGGCATCCTCATCTACGTGCTCTTCTTCCTGCTCGGGAAGAAGTACGCGAGCTGGGAGGCCTGA